A part of Paenarthrobacter sp. A20 genomic DNA contains:
- a CDS encoding TetR/AcrR family transcriptional regulator, translated as MTSAGSSATKTKGTTPRERARTQTIADIIRLGREHLAVHGAAALSLRAVARDLGVVSSAVYRYVENRDELLTLLLIDAYNELGDHVDAAVGAVPQQDFAGQFRALGNAVRAWAIREPASYALLFGSPVPGYQAPGERTTVPGTRVIVRLVGIFDAAYRAGALNAEVTPAVVIPPALAADLAAIRAEMNLGAPDPSLARGVLAWTSVFGAISFEVFGQYGAGTFAARDELFAHQLSVLQGVVGLQG; from the coding sequence ATGACGTCCGCCGGCTCCAGTGCAACCAAGACCAAGGGAACAACGCCGCGGGAACGCGCCCGCACCCAGACAATCGCCGACATCATCCGCCTCGGCCGGGAGCACTTGGCTGTCCACGGTGCGGCTGCCCTGTCCCTGCGCGCCGTGGCGAGGGATCTCGGCGTCGTATCCTCGGCCGTATACCGCTACGTCGAGAACCGCGACGAACTCCTCACCCTCCTGCTCATCGATGCCTACAACGAGCTCGGCGACCACGTGGATGCGGCCGTCGGAGCGGTCCCGCAACAGGATTTCGCCGGGCAGTTCAGGGCCCTCGGCAATGCTGTCCGTGCGTGGGCCATCCGCGAGCCGGCCAGCTACGCCCTGTTGTTCGGAAGTCCCGTCCCCGGGTATCAAGCGCCGGGGGAGCGCACCACCGTCCCGGGAACCCGGGTCATCGTCCGCCTCGTCGGTATCTTCGATGCCGCCTACCGTGCGGGTGCGCTCAACGCCGAGGTGACCCCCGCCGTCGTGATTCCTCCGGCCTTGGCCGCAGACCTGGCGGCCATTCGCGCCGAGATGAATCTCGGGGCCCCCGACCCGTCGCTTGCGCGGGGTGTCCTGGCGTGGACGTCGGTGTTCGGGGCCATCAGCTTCGAGGTTTTTGGGCAGTATGGCGCCGGCACCTTCGCCGCCCGCGACGAACTGTTCGCGCATCAGCTCAGCGTGCTGCAGGGCGTCGTGGGGCTCCAAGGCTAG
- a CDS encoding NAD-dependent epimerase/dehydratase family protein → MYVVTGAGPVGYAVAEQLARQGHQVRVLTRSGSGPEHPLVERVQADVSDASQLDQAIQGATAVFHCIHGSAYRASAWAAELPQAEQVVMDAAAAAGAVVVFPESLYSYSEPDNVMTEAGPRTATGGKRGVRTALLTARKTHAADTVSVVAGDFFGPRVKMAHAGERMVAPILAGKAVQFIGSTRQPHSFTYVPDLAAAMIAAAQKPKLWNTVLHAPTGAAVTQGDMAAAHASAAGVAVPKVSAVPGWVLRVAGVFSTDMREIAELLYQFERPFVMDSSESQKLLGLEPTPLMEAATATMTWWKEAARMPQRS, encoded by the coding sequence ATGTACGTCGTCACAGGAGCAGGTCCCGTTGGCTACGCCGTCGCGGAACAACTGGCCCGGCAAGGCCATCAGGTGCGCGTTTTGACGCGGTCCGGCAGCGGCCCGGAGCATCCCTTGGTGGAACGGGTCCAGGCCGACGTCTCGGACGCCTCGCAGCTGGATCAGGCGATTCAGGGAGCAACCGCCGTCTTCCATTGCATCCATGGATCCGCATACCGCGCCTCCGCCTGGGCTGCCGAACTCCCCCAAGCCGAGCAAGTGGTGATGGATGCAGCGGCAGCCGCGGGCGCCGTCGTCGTCTTCCCCGAAAGCCTCTATTCGTACAGCGAGCCGGACAACGTCATGACCGAAGCCGGCCCACGTACGGCTACCGGTGGCAAGCGCGGAGTGCGGACCGCGCTGCTGACGGCGAGGAAAACGCATGCCGCCGACACCGTAAGTGTCGTCGCCGGAGACTTCTTCGGACCACGCGTGAAGATGGCACATGCCGGAGAGCGCATGGTGGCGCCCATCCTGGCAGGCAAGGCAGTGCAGTTCATCGGAAGCACACGCCAGCCGCACTCGTTCACCTACGTCCCGGACCTCGCCGCAGCCATGATTGCGGCCGCGCAGAAGCCCAAACTGTGGAACACGGTGCTGCACGCCCCCACAGGCGCAGCCGTCACCCAGGGAGACATGGCCGCAGCACACGCATCGGCCGCAGGGGTTGCTGTGCCCAAGGTGAGCGCCGTGCCCGGATGGGTGCTGCGGGTGGCGGGTGTTTTCTCCACGGACATGCGCGAGATTGCCGAATTGCTGTACCAGTTCGAACGCCCGTTCGTGATGGATTCCTCGGAAAGCCAGAAGCTCCTGGGCCTGGAACCGACACCCCTGATGGAAGCTGCAACTGCAACGATGACGTGGTGGAAGGAAGCTGCGCGGATGCCACAGCGTTCCTGA